One Pseudoclavibacter endophyticus DNA window includes the following coding sequences:
- a CDS encoding AraC family transcriptional regulator codes for MEVATADSITEWRDLSSARFVELECRSPVPAFRASIETRSLGRLASVSRVRSRAIGVERTLRQTRADARDDVLVTVQLASTGAVSQFDRVAVLTPGSAALYDTRFPYRLSMPRDGQDLAVVRLSRPALGLGDAAIRLACARALSASAPGMAAFGGYVTGLVADHGSVERIDAELGVVLGQLLSSVVRSAVGAVRPPAGDDDVALLAVLRAHAVSNAHDPDLDVPALARACFVSVRRAYAVFETAGESPGAFLRAVRLRLAAAMLRSSETASLSTATVGERCGFRDASTFTRAFRRSYGMTPSEWRRGVDPGALVTSSCAPQRRHAGTDG; via the coding sequence ATGGAGGTTGCGACGGCCGACAGCATCACTGAGTGGCGCGACCTCTCGAGCGCCCGGTTCGTCGAACTCGAGTGCCGGTCGCCAGTTCCCGCGTTTCGCGCGAGCATCGAGACGCGCTCGCTCGGTCGGCTCGCCTCCGTCTCTCGCGTGCGCTCGCGAGCGATTGGCGTCGAGCGCACGCTGCGACAGACGCGCGCAGATGCCCGCGACGACGTGCTCGTGACCGTTCAGCTCGCATCGACCGGTGCCGTATCGCAGTTCGATCGTGTCGCGGTGCTCACGCCTGGCTCGGCCGCGCTCTACGACACGCGCTTCCCGTATCGGCTGTCGATGCCGCGCGATGGGCAGGATCTCGCGGTGGTGCGGCTCTCGCGCCCGGCGCTAGGGCTCGGTGACGCGGCGATTCGACTCGCGTGCGCCAGGGCGCTCTCGGCGTCCGCACCTGGCATGGCGGCTTTCGGGGGATACGTCACCGGACTCGTGGCCGATCACGGGAGTGTGGAACGGATCGACGCCGAGCTCGGCGTCGTGCTCGGGCAGCTGCTGTCGAGCGTCGTGCGGTCCGCCGTGGGCGCGGTCCGGCCGCCCGCGGGCGACGACGACGTCGCACTGCTCGCCGTGCTTAGGGCGCACGCGGTGTCGAACGCGCACGATCCCGACCTCGACGTGCCGGCGCTCGCGCGCGCCTGCTTCGTTTCGGTGCGGAGGGCGTACGCCGTTTTCGAAACCGCTGGTGAATCACCCGGAGCTTTTCTTCGGGCCGTGCGCCTCCGTCTAGCCGCAGCCATGCTGCGTTCCTCCGAGACCGCGTCGCTGTCGACAGCAACCGTCGGTGAGCGGTGTGGCTTTCGCGACGCGAGTACATTCACGCGGGCGTTCCGGCGCTCCTACGGCATGACGCCGTCCGAGTGGCGGAGGGGTGTCGATCCCGGGGCGCTCGTGACGTCGTCGTGCGCTCCGCAGCGTCGCCACGCCGGCACCGATGGGTGA
- a CDS encoding DEAD/DEAH box helicase: MTAEAASASDTAHPLPLPLPERLPGRGGGALASAVGAYDADAVYDAFVGWAEDRGIALYPAQDEAAMELAAGNHVVLSTPTGTGKSLVAVAAHAVAIARGERTYYTAPLKALVSEKFFDLIDIFGAERVGMVTGDSSVNADAPIICCTAEILANQALREGADADVGQVVMDEVHFLGESDRGWAWHVPLISLPRAQFLLMSATLGDVSELSDDLERRTGREVAHVTGVERPVPLDFAYVDTPAHETVEQLLSDGKGPVYVVHFSQAAAAERAQALTSIRIVDRAGRDAIAEAIGGFRFNTGFGKTLSKYVRAGIGVHHAGMLPRYRRLVETLAQRGLLRVICGTDTLGVGINVPIRTVLFTALTKFDGERMRQLSAREFHQIAGRAGRAGYDTAGSVVCLAPEHEIETAQAVRKAGDDERKRKKVVRKKPPAGFVSWGQKSFEKLIGGEPEPLRPTMRMTAAMLINVIARGGDVYDHVRTLIRDNHATPAQRYELARRAIAIFRTLVISGVVVIDRDQPLPNGRPSIRLTVHVQPNFALNQPLSPFALAVIDMLDPEDDGTDQGPGSGNFALDVVSVIEATLDDPRPVLSQQQFKARGEAVAAMKQEGIDYDARMEALEEITHPRPLAELLEEAFETFAETQPWVRDFELRPKSVVRDMYERAMTFTEYVSHYGLARSEGLVLRYLSDADRAIRQTVPDDDKNEELHELIEWLGALVRQVDSSLVDEWSELVDPRPAAEGEAPIVPPAPPSIVQNRRAFTVLVRNELFRRIQLAATERDDELTALDPGVDWPDFLDRYFAEHDDIGTDGSARSPRLCEIDESDAHRRDEKGEPSGVWRVTQIIDDPAGDHDWRIEAEVDLVASGEAGEAIVTVTGLVHL; this comes from the coding sequence ATGACTGCTGAAGCTGCGAGCGCGAGCGACACCGCGCACCCCCTGCCCCTGCCCCTGCCCGAGCGGCTGCCGGGCCGCGGCGGTGGCGCACTCGCCAGCGCCGTCGGCGCCTATGACGCGGACGCCGTTTACGACGCGTTCGTCGGCTGGGCGGAAGACCGCGGCATTGCGCTGTACCCGGCGCAGGACGAGGCGGCGATGGAGCTCGCCGCCGGCAACCACGTCGTCCTCAGCACGCCGACGGGCACGGGCAAGTCGCTCGTTGCCGTCGCGGCCCACGCGGTCGCCATCGCGCGCGGCGAACGCACCTATTACACGGCGCCCCTCAAGGCGCTCGTGAGCGAGAAGTTCTTCGACCTCATCGACATCTTCGGCGCCGAGCGGGTCGGCATGGTCACGGGCGACTCGTCTGTCAACGCGGACGCGCCCATCATCTGCTGCACCGCTGAGATCCTCGCGAATCAGGCCCTGCGCGAGGGCGCCGACGCCGACGTCGGCCAGGTGGTCATGGACGAGGTGCACTTCCTCGGCGAGTCCGACCGCGGCTGGGCATGGCACGTGCCGCTCATCTCACTGCCGAGGGCGCAGTTCCTGCTCATGTCGGCGACCCTCGGTGACGTCTCCGAACTCAGTGACGATCTCGAGCGCCGCACGGGTCGTGAGGTTGCGCACGTGACGGGCGTCGAGCGCCCCGTGCCCCTCGACTTCGCCTACGTCGACACGCCCGCGCACGAGACCGTCGAGCAGCTCCTGAGTGACGGCAAGGGCCCGGTCTACGTCGTGCACTTCTCTCAGGCCGCGGCCGCCGAGCGGGCACAGGCGCTGACGTCGATCCGGATCGTCGATCGCGCGGGACGCGACGCGATCGCCGAGGCCATCGGCGGGTTCCGGTTCAACACCGGCTTCGGCAAGACCCTCTCGAAGTACGTGCGGGCGGGCATCGGCGTCCACCACGCCGGCATGCTCCCGCGCTACCGGCGGCTCGTCGAGACCCTCGCGCAGCGCGGCCTGCTGCGCGTGATCTGCGGCACCGACACGCTCGGCGTCGGCATCAACGTGCCCATCCGCACCGTCCTGTTCACGGCGCTCACCAAGTTCGACGGCGAGCGCATGCGCCAGCTCTCGGCCCGCGAGTTCCACCAGATCGCGGGCCGCGCCGGCCGCGCCGGGTACGACACCGCAGGCTCGGTCGTGTGCCTCGCGCCGGAGCACGAGATCGAGACGGCCCAGGCCGTCCGCAAGGCCGGCGACGATGAGCGCAAGCGCAAGAAGGTCGTGCGCAAGAAGCCGCCGGCCGGCTTCGTGAGCTGGGGGCAGAAGTCGTTCGAGAAGCTCATCGGCGGGGAGCCCGAGCCGCTGCGGCCGACGATGCGCATGACGGCCGCCATGCTCATCAACGTGATCGCCCGCGGCGGCGACGTCTACGATCACGTGCGCACCCTCATCCGCGACAACCACGCGACCCCCGCGCAACGCTACGAGCTCGCGCGACGGGCCATCGCCATCTTCCGCACCCTCGTGATCTCGGGCGTCGTCGTCATCGACCGCGATCAGCCGCTGCCGAACGGGCGTCCATCGATCCGCCTGACCGTGCACGTGCAGCCGAACTTCGCCCTCAACCAGCCCCTCTCGCCGTTCGCGCTCGCGGTCATCGACATGCTCGATCCCGAAGACGACGGCACTGACCAGGGCCCGGGCAGCGGCAACTTCGCGCTCGACGTCGTGAGCGTCATCGAGGCGACGCTCGACGACCCTCGCCCCGTGCTCTCGCAGCAGCAGTTCAAAGCGCGCGGTGAAGCCGTCGCCGCGATGAAACAGGAGGGGATCGACTACGACGCCCGCATGGAGGCGCTCGAGGAGATCACGCACCCGCGGCCGCTCGCGGAGTTGCTCGAGGAGGCGTTCGAGACGTTCGCCGAGACGCAGCCGTGGGTGCGTGACTTCGAGCTTCGTCCAAAATCAGTCGTGCGAGACATGTACGAGCGCGCCATGACGTTCACCGAGTACGTCTCGCACTACGGACTCGCTCGCAGCGAGGGCCTCGTGCTGCGTTACCTCAGTGACGCCGACCGCGCCATCCGCCAGACGGTGCCGGACGACGACAAAAACGAAGAGCTGCACGAGCTCATCGAGTGGCTCGGCGCCCTCGTGCGTCAGGTCGACTCGAGCCTCGTCGACGAATGGTCCGAGCTCGTCGATCCCCGCCCCGCCGCCGAAGGGGAGGCGCCGATCGTGCCCCCGGCGCCGCCGAGCATCGTGCAGAACCGGCGGGCGTTCACCGTGCTCGTGCGCAACGAGCTCTTCCGGCGCATCCAGCTCGCCGCCACGGAGCGCGACGACGAGCTGACGGCCCTCGACCCCGGCGTCGACTGGCCCGACTTCCTCGACCGCTACTTCGCCGAGCACGACGATATCGGCACCGACGGGTCGGCGCGCTCGCCACGGCTGTGCGAGATCGATGAGTCGGATGCCCACCGGCGCGACGAGAAGGGCGAGCCGTCTGGCGTGTGGCGTGTCACGCAGATCATCGACGACCCGGCCGGCGACCACGACTGGCGTATCGAGGCCGAGGTCGACCTCGTCGCGTCGGGGGAGGCCGGGGAGGCCATCGTGACGGTCACGGGGCTCGTGCACCTCTGA
- a CDS encoding TerC/Alx family metal homeostasis membrane protein — translation MDVSLWVWGISIAGIVGFFIFDFYSHVRHAHEPSLRESGFWSVFYIVISVLFMVGLGFVWDWEHAGEFIAGYTTEKALSVDNLFVFLIMMTSFKVPKEAQQKVLLIGIAIALVVRTAFIIAGAALLDAWAWVFYIFAAWMFYMGVKQAIESFKHDDLEMPGWVNIVRRFIRTSDNYNSDKWTIVENGQRALTPIVLVVVALGAVDVLFALDSIPAIFGITQEPYLVFMANAFALLGLRQLYFLIGGLLQRLVFLDLGLAFILSFIGVKLLFHALHENEVWFINGGEHVEWIPEIPIWFSLVFIFGVLIVATVASLIYSSTQKDTAEPGGSGRSGADAGGDATGAAHGDDVDGRLAAPGDAETDPDRGAAAVPATGDAPAAGLPAAGDAAGHTADGVADEVLRRARAGREGGTGER, via the coding sequence ATGGACGTTTCGCTCTGGGTATGGGGCATTTCGATCGCCGGCATCGTCGGCTTCTTCATCTTCGACTTCTACTCGCACGTGCGCCACGCGCACGAGCCGTCGTTGAGAGAGTCGGGCTTCTGGTCGGTCTTCTACATCGTGATCTCGGTGCTGTTCATGGTCGGGCTCGGCTTCGTGTGGGACTGGGAGCACGCGGGCGAGTTCATCGCCGGGTACACCACCGAGAAAGCGCTCTCGGTCGACAATCTGTTCGTCTTCCTCATCATGATGACGAGCTTCAAGGTGCCGAAAGAGGCGCAGCAGAAGGTGCTGCTCATCGGCATCGCGATCGCGCTCGTCGTGCGCACCGCGTTCATCATCGCCGGTGCCGCGCTCCTCGACGCGTGGGCATGGGTGTTCTACATCTTCGCCGCCTGGATGTTCTACATGGGCGTCAAGCAGGCCATCGAGTCGTTCAAGCACGACGACCTGGAGATGCCCGGGTGGGTGAACATCGTGCGGCGGTTCATCCGCACGAGCGACAACTACAACAGCGACAAGTGGACCATCGTCGAGAACGGGCAGCGCGCGCTGACGCCGATCGTGCTCGTCGTTGTGGCACTCGGGGCCGTTGATGTGCTGTTCGCGCTCGACTCGATCCCCGCGATCTTCGGCATCACGCAGGAGCCCTACCTCGTGTTCATGGCGAACGCCTTCGCCCTGCTCGGCCTGCGCCAGCTGTACTTCCTCATCGGAGGCCTGCTCCAGCGCCTCGTGTTCCTCGACCTCGGCCTCGCGTTCATCCTGAGCTTCATCGGCGTCAAGCTGCTCTTCCACGCCCTGCACGAGAACGAGGTGTGGTTCATCAACGGCGGCGAGCACGTCGAGTGGATCCCCGAGATCCCGATCTGGTTCTCGCTCGTGTTCATCTTCGGCGTGCTCATCGTCGCCACCGTCGCAAGCCTCATCTACTCGAGCACCCAGAAGGACACGGCCGAGCCCGGCGGGAGCGGCCGCTCCGGCGCCGACGCGGGGGGCGACGCGACCGGTGCGGCGCACGGCGACGACGTGGACGGCCGGCTCGCCGCGCCCGGTGACGCCGAGACCGACCCCGACCGCGGCGCCGCGGCAGTCCCGGCGACCGGCGACGCACCAGCCGCCGGCCTGCCGGCCGCAGGCGACGCTGCCGGGCACACGGCCGATGGCGTGGCAGACGAGGTGCTCCGTCGCGCACGGGCGGGGCGCGAGGGCGGCACCGGCGAGCGGTGA
- a CDS encoding DUF2231 domain-containing protein produces the protein MLDSFLGLPLHPLVVHGLVVIGPLTAATAIVYAVRRRWRRALRWPLLVALVATGVLAIVVRQSGEALRDRLYPMLSSGGAPVQGSEPVWLHSQLGSTAGIIGLVWAVIAIVLVWWFVRPPGARGWRGRIDVRDEDARGKTPLTVTDVVWAGVLAAASIAALVWMLVAAHSGASATWGNLL, from the coding sequence ATGCTCGATTCGTTTCTCGGTCTGCCGCTGCACCCGCTCGTCGTGCACGGCCTCGTCGTCATCGGGCCCCTCACCGCGGCGACGGCCATCGTCTACGCCGTCAGGCGGCGCTGGCGGCGCGCACTCCGCTGGCCGCTGCTCGTGGCTCTCGTCGCCACGGGCGTGCTGGCGATCGTTGTGAGGCAGAGCGGCGAAGCGCTTCGCGATCGGCTCTATCCGATGCTGTCGTCGGGCGGCGCCCCCGTGCAGGGATCGGAGCCGGTTTGGCTGCACTCGCAGCTCGGCTCGACCGCCGGCATCATCGGCCTCGTCTGGGCCGTCATCGCCATCGTGCTCGTGTGGTGGTTCGTGCGGCCGCCGGGCGCGCGAGGCTGGCGCGGCCGCATCGATGTGAGGGACGAGGATGCGCGGGGCAAGACCCCGCTGACGGTCACGGACGTCGTGTGGGCCGGCGTCCTCGCGGCCGCGTCGATCGCCGCGCTCGTCTGGATGCTCGTCGCGGCGCACTCGGGCGCGAGCGCCACCTGGGGCAACCTCCTCTGA
- a CDS encoding histidine phosphatase family protein: MRIGLIRHGETEWNARGLLQGTTDIPLNARGRDQAEDAASLLRDGGWQRIYSSPLLRARDTAKIISSLTGIASAGVHPGFIERSFGALEGQPYATPQGTRRPLDHPSVETTAQVQARALAALEVIEDAHPDDSTLVISHGSVIRLLLDLFLAFKAPSINNLALTVIERSDTASGGLAMSSRVVTIANGYPLPLAATHRDPVPETAVLARP, translated from the coding sequence ATGCGCATCGGCCTCATTCGACACGGCGAGACCGAATGGAACGCGAGAGGGCTTCTCCAGGGCACGACCGACATCCCCCTGAACGCTCGGGGCCGCGACCAGGCTGAGGACGCCGCGTCGCTCCTGCGTGACGGCGGCTGGCAGCGCATCTATTCGTCGCCGCTGCTGCGGGCACGCGACACGGCCAAGATCATCTCCTCCCTCACGGGCATCGCCTCGGCGGGTGTGCACCCGGGCTTCATCGAGCGCTCGTTCGGTGCACTCGAGGGCCAGCCGTACGCCACGCCGCAGGGCACGCGCCGACCGCTCGACCACCCGAGCGTCGAGACGACCGCGCAGGTGCAGGCCCGGGCGCTCGCGGCCCTCGAGGTGATCGAAGACGCGCATCCCGACGACTCGACGCTCGTGATCTCGCACGGTTCGGTCATCCGGCTGCTCCTCGACCTCTTCCTTGCGTTCAAGGCGCCGAGCATCAACAACCTGGCGCTCACGGTGATCGAGAGAAGCGACACGGCGAGCGGCGGTCTCGCGATGTCCTCTCGCGTCGTCACGATCGCCAACGGCTACCCGCTGCCCCTCGCGGCGACGCACCGAGATCCCGTGCCCGAGACCGCCGTGCTCGCGCGGCCCTGA
- the ftsY gene encoding signal recognition particle-docking protein FtsY, whose amino-acid sequence MAERTPWSLGAALRGMFSKPTIDESTWEDLEEALIGADFGPDITDEIVERLRGQVDEFRMEDPRDLKRLLRETIEERLDRFDTTLKLSDRPAVTLVVGVNGVGKTTTIGKFAKFLRQHGRSVVVGAADTFRAAAVDQVTTWAARADALIVRPQQPGQDPASVAYQTVDAALRQQIEMVIIDTAGRLQTKGGLMDELGKIRRVVEKLVPVSEVLLVLDATTGQNGVNQAEAFIQHAGVTGLVVTKLDGSAKGGFVLAVQERTGLPIKLIGQGEGIDDLAGFEPHVYAQKLVG is encoded by the coding sequence ATGGCGGAACGCACTCCCTGGTCACTCGGTGCCGCGCTTCGCGGCATGTTCAGTAAGCCCACGATCGACGAGTCGACATGGGAGGACCTCGAAGAGGCGCTCATCGGCGCCGACTTCGGCCCCGACATCACCGACGAGATCGTCGAGCGCTTGCGTGGCCAGGTCGACGAGTTCCGAATGGAAGACCCGCGGGATCTCAAGCGGCTGCTGCGCGAGACGATCGAGGAGCGCCTCGACCGCTTCGACACGACGCTGAAGCTCAGCGACCGGCCCGCGGTGACGCTCGTCGTCGGCGTCAACGGGGTTGGCAAGACCACGACGATCGGCAAGTTCGCGAAGTTCCTGCGCCAACACGGCCGCTCGGTTGTCGTCGGCGCTGCCGACACGTTCCGCGCCGCGGCCGTCGACCAGGTCACGACGTGGGCCGCCCGCGCCGACGCCCTCATCGTGCGGCCCCAGCAGCCCGGGCAAGACCCGGCGTCGGTCGCCTATCAAACGGTCGATGCCGCACTCCGCCAGCAGATCGAGATGGTGATCATCGACACCGCCGGCCGCCTCCAGACGAAGGGCGGGCTCATGGACGAGCTCGGCAAGATCCGCCGCGTCGTCGAGAAGCTCGTGCCAGTGAGCGAGGTGCTGCTCGTGCTCGACGCGACGACGGGGCAGAACGGCGTCAATCAGGCCGAGGCCTTCATCCAGCACGCCGGCGTCACCGGCCTCGTCGTCACCAAGCTCGACGGCTCGGCGAAGGGCGGCTTCGTGCTCGCGGTGCAGGAACGCACCGGGTTGCCGATCAAGCTCATCGGTCAGGGCGAGGGCATCGACGATCTCGCGGGCTTCGAGCCGCACGTCTATGCGCAGAAGCTCGTCGGCTGA
- a CDS encoding SRPBCC family protein has protein sequence MRRSSSADEPRAGRRRDRALYVETLIDAPIDQIWRLTQDSAEHPRWDARFSAIIPTRARPDGAQEFRYELDLKLHTIRGTGVSLGERRAAGGQRTSALQFDTDDRLSPLGKGRGYWRYVPTDAGVRFITGYDYEPGWGAVGRILDPIITRRFVWWLTAYSFDRLRIWAETGTPPERLTWWRGLLPGKRPRARASRCRSAPARRSRTGVMGEAPATLAQLDREGEQ, from the coding sequence ATGCGCAGAAGCTCGTCGGCTGACGAGCCGCGCGCCGGCCGTCGTCGAGACCGGGCGCTCTACGTCGAAACGCTGATCGATGCCCCCATCGACCAGATCTGGCGATTGACGCAGGACTCGGCCGAGCATCCGCGATGGGATGCGCGCTTCTCGGCGATCATTCCCACTCGCGCCCGCCCCGACGGCGCGCAGGAGTTCCGCTACGAGCTCGATCTGAAGCTGCACACGATTCGCGGCACGGGCGTCTCGCTCGGCGAGCGCCGAGCGGCCGGTGGTCAGCGCACCTCGGCCCTGCAGTTCGACACCGACGACCGGCTCTCGCCGCTCGGCAAGGGCCGCGGGTACTGGCGCTACGTGCCGACCGACGCGGGCGTGCGCTTCATCACCGGCTACGACTACGAGCCCGGCTGGGGCGCGGTGGGCCGCATCCTCGATCCGATCATCACGCGCCGCTTCGTGTGGTGGCTCACCGCGTACAGCTTCGATCGCCTGCGGATCTGGGCGGAGACGGGCACACCACCCGAGCGACTGACGTGGTGGCGCGGCCTGCTGCCCGGGAAGCGCCCACGGGCCCGGGCATCCCGCTGCCGGTCGGCGCCCGCGCGGCGCTCGCGGACAGGCGTGATGGGTGAGGCGCCGGCGACCCTGGCTCAGCTCGACCGCGAGGGGGAGCAGTGA
- a CDS encoding DUF4166 domain-containing protein yields MSEHRGEMVSPGIFQRALGDDFARLHPMLQRRFGVGVGAGYGCVGTGIMTDVRPGPLWTRLFLAFGATRNIMFPERGRNIPFQIDNYAYIDGFGRETVTFVRTMSLRGGVRRRFDATMVWSDARQRVVDYLGTHQHLAVDLALSVTRDGGLRLVSGEQRFYEGPIAFRFPMLLSGRAVLTEHYDDARERYVIDLEVRNRRFGRLFGYRGEFTCTFVDGTDAPVTAKPYREERRE; encoded by the coding sequence GTGAGCGAGCACCGCGGTGAGATGGTCTCGCCAGGGATCTTCCAACGGGCCCTCGGCGACGACTTCGCCCGCCTGCACCCCATGCTGCAGCGTCGCTTCGGGGTCGGCGTCGGGGCGGGGTACGGCTGCGTCGGCACGGGAATCATGACCGACGTGCGGCCGGGGCCGCTGTGGACGCGCCTGTTCCTCGCGTTCGGCGCCACCCGCAACATCATGTTCCCCGAGCGCGGCAGGAACATCCCGTTCCAGATCGACAACTACGCCTATATCGACGGCTTCGGGCGCGAGACGGTCACGTTCGTGCGGACCATGTCGCTCCGCGGCGGCGTCCGCAGGCGGTTCGACGCGACGATGGTCTGGAGCGACGCGAGGCAGCGGGTCGTCGACTACCTCGGCACGCACCAGCACCTCGCGGTCGATCTCGCGCTGTCGGTGACTCGCGATGGTGGACTGCGGCTCGTCTCGGGCGAGCAGCGCTTCTACGAGGGGCCGATCGCCTTCCGGTTCCCAATGCTGCTGAGTGGCCGCGCGGTCCTCACCGAGCACTACGACGATGCGCGGGAGCGGTACGTCATCGACCTCGAGGTGCGCAATCGGCGGTTCGGACGGCTGTTCGGGTATCGAGGCGAGTTCACGTGCACGTTCGTCGACGGCACCGACGCACCTGTGACGGCGAAGCCGTACCGTGAGGAGCGGCGCGAGTGA